TCAGCAGCGATGGATTGGCGCGGGTGCAGGTGCTTTTGGCAAACGTGACCTCCACGCCGATGCCGCTGCTGTTAGCCCAGGTCGGGGTGATGGTCACGCCTGCGCTGGTGTCGGTATAGCTTTGTCCGACCACCAGGGCAGGATCGGCCAGATCGGCGGTAGCGGAGTAGGAAAGGCTGCCCGGCGTCATGTCCAGTGCGTAGCTGCTCGACGCGGCACCGTCAGTGCCGGTGCGTACCCACACCCCCGCAAAGATATTGCCCGGCTGATAAATGCTGTTGGTGCTGAAGTAGTAGTCAGCCCCGATCGGCTGGCGGTATTCCAGGTAATACCAGGTTTTGGCGCCGGTAACAGGATCGGTACTCTTGAGAATCTTCAGCCCCTTGGCGTTGCTGCCGCCCGTCTCGATTGGCTCGATCACATAGCTGCCGCTGTTCTGCACCGTGGTGATGGCGGGAGAGGCGCTGTAGTTCAACCAGCCCAGTCTTTCCTTCTGGAAGGCATTCAGATGCCCCGTTTGCCATCCCATGATATCGACGCGGTCGCCATATTCGACATAGGTGCAGCTGTTGCCGGTGGCGCTGACATCGCAGTCGAGACCGTGCGAATGCCACAAGCCGAGGGCATGGCCCAGCTCGTGCCCGACCACGCTCAGCGACATGGTGCCGTTGATGAAGGACTGCGAGGGAACGCTGCCTACCGAGGACAAGCCGCCCCAGCTGCAGCTGCTGGTATTGGGAAACGCATACACAACGCGGGCATAGCCGGAGAGGTCAACCCCGGCGGCACTGGCTGCCGCCTTGGCGGCGCTGGCGATGTTGTCGCTGTTGCAGGTGTCGGTGCTGTTGAGTGGTAGCGTGTACCAGCCGAATACCTTGCCGCTGAACGAGGTCTGCTGGTAGGAGTTTTCCAGGTAGAAACTGTTGACGGAGCCGCTGCTGCTGCCGAACACGAAGCTGTCCCACTGCTCTGGCGTCCAGGGCTTGTTGGTGGGTTGATCCTGGAAGTTGACCAGCAGTACCGCCGTGCTTTGCACCCCGAGGGCATCGACCCCCGTTGCCGGTGCCGCCAGATACTGGTAGCTGGTGTCGCCACCAGTTTCCAGCATCAGGCTGTTGCCGCTCAGCGTGCCCTGTACCCGTACCTTGCTGCCTGGCTCATGCTGCGGCTGTTTTGTCTTGAATTTAAGCTCATAGCGTTGCCCCGCTGCGGTCTTCAGGAACTGCCGCGAGTGGCTCTTCTTGTTCTTGAAGTCATCTTCGGTCCACAGCTCCAGTTCGCCTTCAAGCTGGGTTTGCTTGGCGGCCACGCTAGCTGGCAAGGCCTGTGTTGTCTTGCCAGATGCCTGGGCAACACTTGGTGCAGCAAGCGGCAGAAGCAGCAAGCAGGCGCCTAGCAACGTCGTCGGCAGCCCGAAACGTTGGCCGCAGGCACGCATTGCGCGTTGAAGCATGACATTCCTCTCATCATCAAAAGAAAAGCCCATCCCCCGCAACGGCCTACACGGCTGATGACTGTACTCGTAGAACACACATTTTCTGAAAACAGAATAAATGTTTTCATTGATGCGGTTTTATTTGTATCAGTATCTGCTTACAAGTGTTTTATGGCGTTTGTTCAGCTATGCGCCGGTTAACTGCTGACCCGGACGGCGGGTGATGAATATTCCGAGAATTTACTTAATATTGAAGAGCGAACTATACACAACGCACAGGCAATGGCAATGTCGCCAAAAAGCAATCTCTGAAATATATGAATACGATTGTTTTTATTGTTGTTTTTTGATTTTGTCATGGATGTTTGTTTATTTTATATTAAACATAATGATACCAATCATTCCAATATTTTATTGATTTAAATTTGAATTCTATAATTCATAATCAATATAAATTACTTGGTGACGATAAATAACCCGGAATAGATCAAATGTAAATGCGGATAGGCGATGCCAGGATGACAGGACCGCATGCCGGCTCGCAGCGTGCTTGCTGCGGGGCGGTATGCGGAATGGGAACGGGGCAGGGTAGGTCGCAGGAAACATGGCGCAGCAACGCGCCGGCAGCGGGGCTGCGGCCAACGTTGGTGGGGCCGGGTGGGAAATGCGGGTATGGCGTGCGAATGCAGGCCGGCGGTGCGCTAGTGACGTCGGCGGGGCTTGCAAACGATGTCGGCGGGAGGACGTGGCGCACCTGGCTGGCCGCTGTGGCGGCTAGCCAGGTGCTACGCTGCGGCAGTGCTGCGGTGGCAGCTCAGGGCGTGGTGTTGCCCAGCAGCTGCTCTATCTTGGCCGCCGGGACGGCCCCGGCAACGCGCTCGTTATTGGCAAAGATCAGCGTCGGGGTGCCGGTAATGCGGTGGGTTCGCGCCAGTTTCGCCAGGTTGGTGATCGGGTTGTCGCACTCGCCGCTGCCCTCCGGCACGGTGTTGTCGTGCACCGACGCCAGCCAGGCCTTGGCGCGGTCCGGTGCGCACCAGATCTTGCGCGACTTCAGCGTCGCGCCGGGGTGCAGCTGCTCGATGGGGTACAGGAATACGTAGATGGTGACATCGTTGACCTTCTGCAGCTCGCGTTCCAGCTGCTTGCAGAACGGGCAATCCGGGTCCTCGAATACCGCCAGCTGGCGTTTGCCGTTGCCCTTGACGATCTTGATCGCCTGCTCGAAAGGCAGCTTGTTGAAGCTGATCTCGGACAGTACTTTCATGCGCTCGGCGCTCAGGCTTTGCCGGGTCTGGGCATTGATCAGATTGCCCTGGATCGCGTAGCTGACCTTTTCATCAACATAGAATAACTGGCCGACGGCATAAACCTCGTACAAGCCGGTCAGTGCCTCTTTTTTCACCGAGGCCACCTCTGCGCCGGGGAAGCGTTCTTCGAATGAGCGTTTCACCGATTGCTCGTCCGCTACCGCCAGTGCCGACAGCAAGGCGGTAATCAGCAGTGAACTGCGCAGCAGTATTCTCATGATGAATCTCCTGGTGGCCGATAAATGCAGAAAAGATCAATCCGATATAGTTCAGATTGGGTTTTGCTGCCGACTATTCATCATCTGTAATGGGCAGATTCATGTTTAATGGTGACTGTTTGTCATGGCTGGTTTTTATCGACATTGTCACAATGGCGGTGACACGGCTTTAGCGCGGGCATCTTCAGGTCACCCGTTTATCAACGATGTTCGTTGCCCTGCAGCGGCCTTTGCATGGCGACCAGTTGCGGTCCCGGCTTGCGGCAACCTTGTCGCCACGGCGTGCGTCGCTGGCCTGGCCGGCTGCTGGTAACGCGTAGTGGCATTACCGGTATGGTGATCATTGTTTTTAATTGGGCGCCATTTCAATAATATTGCCGATTGAATGTCATGGTGCCGTGCTGTTTCAGTTGAGTACACCTTTTGCCGGCCAAGTGTTTCGCCGTGGCGGCAAGGCCCGTGGCGCGACTGCAAGTTTTTAACATGTCATGAAATTTAAAATTAATGGGTGGCTTATTTGATGAGTGGCGCTGCCAGCACGGCGCAATCCGTCGCGCTGCCCGGACGTGACGCGCACCTGGCTGGTGCTGCCGGTGGCACCGCTACGGTGCAAGCCAGGCCTGACTTTGTGCGGGTTGAGCGGCAGGCGTTGTCTGTTGCTGGTGGTCAGTGGCTGCCGGATAAGGACGAGGCCTACCCGCTGCTGGCATGGCTGAAATGCGCTCTGTGCCAGGTGTTAAATACTGGTTATTTCCTTTGTAGAAAACTTTATTTCTTATTGCGTGTTACCGGTATTTTTAACATCAATAAATTATTTGATTTTCATGAACTGACCGCTAAGATCAATTTGAGTTTGCAGCAATGCGGTGGTGGCTGTCCGGGCCGGGGAGGCGGCGGATTGGCGATTGCGGCTGATTACAAAGCGATCTAAAGGGGAAGTGAGCTATGGGAAGCCGTCAGTCAATTGCGCGGTTGCTGCGCCTGAATCTGGGTGACACCACGCGGCAGATACTGGACCAGGCCGTCGATGCCGTGGTCAGTATTGATGACAATGACAATATCACCTATTTCAACCCCGCCGCCGAGCGGCTGTGGGGCTACAGCGCGCTGGAGGTGCTGGGCCAGAACGTGAAGCTGCTTGTGCCGCAGCTGATCCGCCACGATCACGACCGGCTGGTGAACGCCAACCGCGAAACCGGTGTCGACAAGATCGTCGGCAGCAGCCGCGAGGTGCTGATCGAGCGCAAGGATGGTGGCAAGGTGTGGGGCAGCCTGTCGCTGTCCAAGGTGCAGCAGGGCAGGTCGATCACCTACACCGCCTTCGTGCGCGACATCACCGCCGAACACACGGCGCGCGAAAGCATCCGGCAGACGCTGGAGCAGGCGCTGGATGCGGTGGTCAGCATCGACGAGCACAACCTGATCACCTTTTTCAATGCCGCGGCCGAGCGGCTGTGGGGCTACGCGCGCAGCGAGGTGCTGGGGCAGAACATCAAGATGCTGGTGCCCAAGGACATCCAGGGCAGCCACGACGGCTACGTCAACGCCAATCGCCATACCGGCCAGGACAAGATCGTCGGCACCAGCCGCGACGTGCCGGTCTTCCGCAAGGACGGCTCCCAGCTGTGGGGCAATCTGTCGCTGTCCAAGGTGGAGATCGAGGGTCGCATCACCTACACCGCCTTCGTCAAGGACATCACTAGGGAGCGCCAGGTGCGCGAGGCGCTGAACCAGACGCTGGAACAGGCACTGGACGCGGTGGTCAGCATCGATCCGGACAACAACGTCACCTTTTTCAACGCGGCGGCGGAGCTGCTGTGGGGCTACGACCGCAAGGAGGTGATCGGCCACAACGTGAAGATGCTGGTGCCGCAGATGATCCAGTCGCAGCACGACGAGCTGGTCAACGCCAACCGCCGCACCGGCGTCGACAAGATCGTCGGTACCAGCCGCGAGGTCTGCATCGAGCGCAAGGACGGCAGCAAGGTGTGGGGCAGCCTGTCGCTGTCGCGGGTGCGCTGCGGCGAGTACATCAGCTACACCGCCTTCGTGAAGGACGTGACCCGCGAGCGCGAGGCGCGCGAGATGATGAACCAGACGCTGGAGCAGGCGCTGGACGCGGTGGTCGCCATCGACGAGCACAATCTGGTCACCTTTTTCAACGCGGCAGCGGAGCGGCTGTGGGGTTACGACCGCAAGGAAGTGATCGGCCACAACGTGAAGATGCTGGTGCCGCAGGCGATCCAGAGTAATCACGACCATCTGGTCAACGCCAACCGCAGCAGCGGCCAGGACAAGATCGTCGGCACCAGCCGCGAGGTGGCCATTGAGCGCAAGGACGGCAGCAAGGTGTGGGGCATGCTGTCGTTGTCCAAGATCCGGCTGGAAGGGCGCATTGCCTACACCGCGTTCGTGAAGAACGTGCAGGGCGAGCACGAGAGCCGCGACACCACCGACGGCGCGATGAACGCGGTGCTGGCCTCCAGCAACCAGATCGGCCAGATCGTGTCGGTGATCGACGAGATCGCGGCGCAGACCAATCTGCTGTCGCTGAACGCGGCGATCGAGGCGGCGCGGGCCGGCGAGGCCGGTCGCGGCTTTGCCGTGGTGGCGGACGAGGTGCGCAAGCTGGCCTCGCGCTCGTCGTCCTCGGCCAAGGAGATCAACGGTCTGGTGGATGAAACCAAGCAGCGCATCAGCGAGCTGGCCAATTCGCTGCAGCGCCTGTCTGGCTAGCGCGCGCCGGCGCTTGTCGATGCGGCACGCCGACCGTCTGCCGACGGTCGGCGTTGTCATTGGCGGGGCGCCCTCAATTGCGCGCGACGATCTTGCCGCCGCCGCTTGGTCTGGCCCCATGGGGCCGCGCGCGATCATGCGCACCATTGTCAGGGCGGCAGAAACTGGCGTCGTCCGCAAGCACGCGCCTGACAAGTGCCGGCGGTCGCGGCATGATGGCGGCGGGCCGGAGCATGCTTGCGGCCAACCTTTGGAGCCGCCATGTCCTTGCTTGCTACCACTCGCCGCTGGGCGCATCAGCTAAAGCGCGATGTCGTCACCGTCTACTTCGCCGCACGCCATCCGGCCACGCCGCGCTGGCTGCGGCTGCTGGCCTTGCTGGTGGCCGCCTACGCGCTGAGCCCGATCGACCTGATCCCCGATTTTGTGCCGTTGCTCGGTTATGTCGATGACTTGCTGCTGCTGCCGCTCGGCTTGCTGCTGGTGCTGCGCTGTCTGCCGCCGGCGGTGCTGGCCGCCTGTCGCGAACAGGCGGCACAGCTGCTGACGCGACCGCGCAGCCACCGCGCGGCGGTGGTGATCGTCGGCCTGTGGCTGGGCAGCGCGCTGGCGCTGGCGTGGTACTACTGGCCGCGCTGAGCGCCTAGGTACCGGTTCTCGCGTTGCCGCAACTGATCTCAATGGCGCAATACGGCGTCAAGTACGCGCCAGGAAGGCGCCATTAGCACTGGTAAACGCCGCTTCCTCTGTCGTTTTCCCCTGTCTCGCGTGAGCGGGCGAGATCGTGAGCACGCTCTTACAGCAGCGTTTTCAGCGCCAGCCCGAGCACGGCGCAGCCGGCGATGACGTGGATCACGTTGCGCTTGAAGCGGAACAGCGCCACGGCCGCCAGCAGCGCAATCAGCAGCGACGGCCAGTCGAGGCCGCCGGCAAAGCCGTGCGGCCACAGTACGTGGTAGCCGAAGAACAGCGCCAGATTGAGGATCACGCCGACGACGGCGGCGGTGATGGCGGTCAGCGGTGCGGTGAACTTGAGGTCGCCATGGGTGGCCTCCACCAGCGGCCCGCCGGCGAGGATGAACAGGAAGGAGGGCAGGAAGGTGAACCAGGTCACCACGCCGGCGGCGACGGCCCCGGCGGCAAACAGCGCCTCCGGCCCGAACAGCGCCTGGCTGTAGGCGCCGACAAAACCGACGAAGGCCACCACCATGATCAGCGGCCCGGGCGTGGTTTCGCCCAGCGCCAGGCCGTCGATCATCTGCGTCGCCGTCAGCCAGCCGAAGTGCTCCACCGCGCCCTGATAGACATAGGGCAGCACCGCGTAGGCACCGCCGAAGGTCAGCAGCGCCGCCTTGCTGAAGAACCAGCCCATCTGCGGCAGCGTGTGCGACCAACCGTACGCCAGCGTCAGCAGCGCCATCGGCAGCAGCCACAGCAGCGCACCCACCACCAGCACCAGCCCCAGCCGGCGCCAGCGGAAGCGCGCGTGTGGCGGTGGCGGGGTGTCGTCGTCGATCAGCGCCGTACCGTAGGACTTGCCGGCGGCGGCGTGACCACCCGCACCGTGGAACGCGGCCGGCGCCAGGCGACCGCCGACATGGCCGGCCAGCGCGGCGGCGGCCACGATCAGCGGAAACGGCAGCCGCAGCACGAAGATGGCGACAAAGGACGCCGCCGCGATGCCCCACAGCAGCCGGTGGCGCAGCGCGCGCAGGCCGATGCGGTGCGCGGCCTGCAGCACGATGGCGGTGACCGCCGGCTTGATGCCGTAGAACAGGCCGGCCACCAGCGGCACCTCGCCGAAGGCGACGTACAGCCACGACAGCAGGATCAGCAGCAGCAGCGACGGCAGCACGAACAGCGCGCCGGCGATGATGCCGCCCACGCTGCGGTGCATCAGCCAGCCGATGTAGGTGGCCAGCTGCTGCGCCTCCGGGCCGGGCAGCAGCATGCAGTAGTTCAGCGCGTGCAGGAAACGGCGCTCGGACAGCCAGCGCCGCTTTTCCACCAGCTCCTGGTGCATGATGGCGATCTGTCCGGCCGGGCCGCCAAAGCTGATCAGCCCCAGCTTCAGCCAGAAACGGAAGGCCTGCCACAGGCTGACGGGGGCGGGGGGATCGCTGGTGGCGAGCTTGGCGGCGGTGGTATCGGGTGGCGTCATGGCGGTGGATGATCGGGGGTGACAGGCGCGGGCGCTTGCCCGGGCTTGCGGTTAACTTATCTTGCGGCCAACGTTGGCCGCACGGCGGTGCCGGCTGGCGGCATTGCTGGTCGCGGCAATGGCCTGCCAGCTTAGCGCGTTTGGCGTCACGCCGAAACGCCACCGCACGCCGCTGGCAAGCGCGCCCGTGCCGGCGATGGGCGAAGGCGGCACCATTATCTATGCTGTATAAAAGCCACGCCCGGCCGCGGCCGGCTGCATGGTCGGCCAGCGCTTCGGGTAACATGCGTGTCGAGGCCGGCGCGATGCCGGCCGGCGTGTTTGCGGCGCTTGTGTGTGGCACGGCCGCCGCTGTCGTTTCACCTGTCCCCTGCCGGTGCGGTATGGCCGGAGCGTAATCGAGGATCAATGTGGCATGACAGGTCATCCCCGTAATCGTTTTATCCTGCTGTCGATCACCAGCTACGTGTTGTGCGGGCTGTTGTGGATCCTGTTGTCCGATCACCTGTTGCTGCTGTTTGCCGATGCCGACGCGCTGACCCGGCTGTCGACCGCCAAGGGCATGTTCTTTGTCGTCGCCACCGCGGCGGTGTTCTTTTTCCTGCTGCGCGCGGTGCCGCCGGCTGAGGCGACGCAACGTGAATCGCTGCTCGCCACGCTGACGCTCAGCATCGACCGCGAGCGACGGCCGCACTGGTTCCTGTATCTGTTTGCGGTGGTGATCACCGCCGCGGTAATGCTGCTGCGCCTCAACATCCCGGTCGATTTCGCCGTGCGGCCGATGCTGATCCTGTTCATGCTGCCTATCGTGCTGTGCGCGCTGCTCGGCGGCCTCGGGCCGGGGCTGTTTGCCACCGCGCTTACCGCACTGGCCACCGATCTGGCGGCAGAGCCGCACTTCCACAGCACGGCCTCGTCCCCCTACGTGCAGCTGCAATGGGCGTCGCTGGTGCTCAACGGTATCGGCGTCAGCCTGCTCAGCGCCTTGCTGCGCCAGTCGCTGGCCAAGCAGGAGGTCAACCGCCGCCTGCTGGATGCGGTGGTGTCCGGCACCACCGACGCGGTGTTCGTCAAGGACGAGCAGGGCCGCTACCTGCTGGTCAATGCCGCCGCCGCCGCCTTTGTCGGCAAGCCGGTGCGCGACATCCTCGGCCGCGACGACCGTGAACTGTTCGACGCCGCCTCGGCACAGATGCTGATGGCCAAGGACCGCGAGGTGATGGCCGCCGGCGCGGTGCAGACCGCCGAAGAGCAGCTGACGCTGCCGGACGGCAAGGCGATGGTGTTTCTGGTCACCAAGGGGCCGATGTTCGATGGCAACGGTCGCATCAACGGCCTGTTCGGCATCTCGCGCGACATCACCGAGCGCAAGCGCATCGACGACGAGCTGCGCTATGTGCTGAACGAGGCCAGCGATGCGATCTGGGTGACCGCGGCCGACGGCCGCTTCCTGTTTGCCAACCCGGCCGCCTGCCGCCTGAGCGGCCTCCCGCTGCCACTGCTGGAGCAGCTGCACTTTATCGAGATCCTGGCGCCCGAGAGCCAGGCCGAGCTGCCGGCGCACCTGCAGCAGCTGCAGGCCGCCGCCTTCCTGCGCCGTGAATGGCAGCTGCGCCATGCCGACGGTCATCCGCTCACCGTCGAGCTGACCACCGGCCGCATGCAGGATGGCCGCTACATGATCTTCGGCCGCGATCTCTCCGAGAAAATGCGCGCCGAACTGGCGCTGCAGGAGCGCGAGCAGCAGCTGGCGCGGGTGATCAACGGCTCCGACCAGGGCTACTGGGACTGGAACCTGCAAACTAATGTCTTCGATGTCAGCGCGCGCTGGGAAACTATGCTCGGCTACGCGCCGGGGGAAACGGTGATCACCGTCGACCGCTGGCCGGACTACGTGCATCCGGAAGACCTGCCGCGGGCGATCGACTCCATCCAGCGCCATCTGTCCGGCGCGGCGCCCAGCCACGAGGTGGAGATCCGCTGCCTGTGCAAATCCGGCGCCTGGCGCTGGATGCTGTCGCGCGGCCGCATCGTGTCGTGGGACGCGCACGGCCTGCCGCTGATGATGTCCGGCACCCATACCGACATCACCGAGCGCAAGCTGTTCGAGCTGGCGCTGAAAGAGGCGGCGGTGGTGTTCGACAGCAGCTACGAGGGCATCATGGTGGTCAGCCCGGCCGGGCTGATCACCAAGGTCAACGCCGCTTTTTCGCGCATTACCGGCTACCGTTCGGACGAGGCGGTCGGCCAGTCGCCGAAGCTGCTGTCATCCGGCCAGCACGACGCCGCCTTTTACCGCGAGATGTGGGATTCGGTGCGGCAGCATGACTTCTGGCGTGGCGAAATCTGGAACCGGCGCCAGAACGGTGACTGCTACCCCGAACTGCTGTCCATCTCGGTGGTGCGCGACGAGCTGGGCCAGGTGCGCCACTACGTCGGCATCTTCTCCGACATCAGCCAGCTGAAGGCGCACGAGGCCGAGCTGGAGCGCATCGCCCACTTCGACCCGCTGACCGGCCTGCCGAACCGGCGCCTGCTGTCGGACCGGCTGGGGCAGGCGATCCGGCACACCGCGCGCAGCGGCAAATCCTGCGCCGTCTGCTTCCTCGACCTGGACGGCTTCAAGGCGATCAACGACCAGTACGGCCATGCCGCCGGCGACCAGCTGCTGATCGGCGTCACCGACAACCTGAAGGCGGTGCTGCGCGCCGACGACACCCTGGCGCGGCTGGGCGGCGACGAGTTCGTGGTGCTGCTGGTGGACGTGGCCGGCAGCGAGGAGTGCGCGCTGGTGCTGGAGCGGCTGCTGGCGGCGATCCAGCAGGAAGTCCGCCTTGGCGATGCGGTGGTGCGCGCCTCGGCCAGCATCGGCGTCAGCCTCTATCCGCAAGACAATGCCGACGCCGATACCCTGCTGCGCCATGCCGACCAGGCGATGTACCTGGCCAAGGATGCCGGCAAGAACCGCTACCAGATGTTCGACCCGGAAAGCGACCGCAAGGCGCAGGCACACCGCAAGGAGCTGGAGCTGCTGCGCCACGCGCTGGACAACGGCGAGTTCGTGCTCTACTACCAGCCGAAGGTGGACCTGGAGAACGGCGACATCATCGGCGCCGAGGCACTGATCCGCTGGCGCCACCCCGAGCGCGGCCTGCTGCCGCCGGGCGCCTTCCTGCCGCTGCTGCACGGCAGCGAGCTGGAAAACGCGGTCGACGAGTGGGTGATCAACGCCGCGCTGGCGCAGGCGTCGGCGTGGCACGACGCCGGGCTGGTGATGCGCGTCAGCGTCAATGTCAGTGCCGGCTACCTGCTGGCGCCGACCTTCTATCCCGATCTGGCGCGTGCGCTGCACCGCCACGGCAATGTGCCGCCGGCACACCTGGAGCTGGAGGTGCTGGAGACGGCGGCCATCGCCGACATGGAACAGGCGGTCGCCATCCTGCAGCGTTGCCGCCAGCTGGGCGTGCACTTTGCGCTGGATGACTTCGGCACCGGCTATTCGTCGCTGACCTATCTGCGCAAGCTGCCGGTCGACACCCTCAAGATCGACCAGAGCTTCGTGCGCGACATGCTCACCGACGCCGACGATCTGGGCATCGTCGAGGGCGTGATCCAGCTGGCGACGGTGTTCGAGCGGCAGGTGATCGCCGAAGGGGTGGAAACGCTGCAGCACGGCGCGGTGCTGCGCCGGCTCGGCTGCCGGCTGGTGCAGGGCTACGGCATTGCGCGGCCGCTGGCCGCCGACGCCTTTCCGCACTGGTGCCGGCAGTGGCAGACCGATGCCGCCTGGCGCGCGCTCACCGAGGCCTCCTGAGCGCCGGCGCAGGCCGCCGGCACATTGTCCATCCCCATTTTCCGGGTCGATTCCGCCATGCCGAGATTTGCCTTTTCCCCGCCGCATCCCCGCCTCGCGTTGCGCGTGGCGCTCAGCCACCACGTCGCCAACGGCCTGTCGGCGGCGCTGGGGCTGCTGCTGATCTCCGCCGCGGTGCACCTGTGGCTGGGCGCCATCGCTGCTGCGGCGGCCTCGGTCGGCGTGGTGGTGTGCATTCCGCCGGACCAGCCGGCGCCGCGCCGCGGCAAGCTGCGGCAACTGCTGCCGGCGGCGCTGCTCGGCCTGCCGCTGTTCCTCGGCGTGCGGCTGCTGCATGCCGATCCTCTGCAGCTTGGCTTGCTGCTGCTGCCGGCCACCTTCATCGCCTTTCTTGCCGCCGCCTGGGGCAAGCGCGGCATTCCGCTGTCGGTGTCGATCATGTTCGCGATGCTGTTTGCAATGGCGATGCCGGCGCACGACGGCACCGCGCCGGTGCTGGCCAGCAGCCTGCACTTCGCGCTCGGCGCCGGCCTGTACCTGCTGTGGGCGACGCTGGCCAATGCGCTGCTTAACGGCCGTTACCGGGTGCAGCTGCTGGCCGATACCCTGCTGGCGCTGGCGGAGCTGATGCAGCTGCAGGCACAGCAATTCCTGCCGCCGGACAGCGACGAGCGGCGTCGGGCGCCGTTGATCGGCCGCCTGCTGCGTGAACAGGCGGCGCTGACCGACCAGCTGCAAAGCGCGCGCAACATCCTGCTGGAGTCGCCGCGCACGCCACGGCGGCAACAGCTGGCGGCGATGCTGCTGCAGGTGCTGGAAATGCGCGACCACCTGCTGGCCTGCGAGCTGGATCTGGACGCGCTGAAATCCCGCCCCGGTCACGCGCCGGTGCTGGGTGTGCTGCACGAGGTGCTCCAAACGTTGGCCGCAGACATTGCGCAGCTGGCCGACAAGCTGCTGTACGGGCGCACGCCATCGCCGGTCGCCAGCCTGCGGCCGCTGCTGGCCACGCTGCACTGGGCGGAAACGGCGCCGGCCGAGGCACAGATGCCATCGGCGGCGATGCTGGCGCGCGGGCTGGCCAACCGCGTCGGCAACATCAACGACGAGGTGGTGCGGCTGGTGGCGCTGGCGCGCGGCGAGCAGGCGCCGGATCTGGCGGGGGTGCGCGCCAGCTGGCAACTGTTCGTCAGCCCCACCGCGTGGTCGTGGCGGCCGTTTGCCGGGCTGTGGCGCTGGGATGCGCCGCCGCTGCGTCACGCCATCCGTGCCGCGCTGGCGGTCGGCGCCGCCTATGCGCTGGCGCAGGTGCTGCCGTGGGTGGCGCACGATTACTGGATCCTGCTGACCATCGTGGTGGTGCTGCGTGGCAGTCTGGCGCAGACGCTGGAGCGGCGTAACAGCCGCGTTGCCGGTACCCTGCTCGGTTGCGTGATTGCCGGCGCGTTGCTGGCGCTGCAGCCGTCGCCGTGGCTGTTGCTGCTGGCGGTGACGCTGGCGCAGGCCTTCGCCCATGCCTTTGCCGTGCGCCGCTACCTGGTGACGGCGGTGGCCGCTACCGTGCTCGGCCTGTTGCAGGCGCACATGCTGCACGCCGGCGCCAGCCCGGTGTTCGGCGTGCCGGAGCGCATTGCCGACACCCTGATCGGCGTGGCCATCGCCTGGGCGTGCAGCTATGTGCTGCCGTCGTGGGAGCGGCATCAGATCCCGGCGCTGGTGGCGCGCACCCTCGGCGCGCAGGCGCGCCATGCCCGCGTGGCACTGGGGCTGGGCCAGTTGCAGGCGATCGACAACGATCCGGAGCTGGCTTGGCGCCTGGCGCGGCGCGAGGCCTACGACAGCCTGTCGGCGCTGGTGCAGGCGACGCAGCGCTCGCTGGCCGAGCCGCGCGCGGTGCGACCGCCGCTGGCGCCACTGGGGCTGCTGCTGGCGCACAGTTACCAGCTGTTGGCGCAGCTGACGGCGGTGAAGAGCATGCTGCTGTTGCGCCGCGACCGCCTGCAGCCGGAGCAGATCCGCCAGCCGCTGCAGCAGGCGGCGCTGTCCATCGACAGCGCGCTGCAGCACGCCGGTGGCGCGGCGGTCGCGGCGGCGGAAGCGGCACCGGGGCCGGTGCTGCTGCCCGATCCGTTCGAGAGCGATCTCAGTCCGTGGCTGCTGCGCCGGCTGGAGCTGGCGACCCGCCTCGCCGGCCAGCTGCGGCAGGATGCCGATCAGGTGCTGGCGCCGCCGGCACGGGCCAAACCGGCCGCCGCGGCCGAACAAGATTGAACA
Above is a genomic segment from Vogesella indigofera containing:
- a CDS encoding NEW3 domain-containing protein, which gives rise to MAAKQTQLEGELELWTEDDFKNKKSHSRQFLKTAAGQRYELKFKTKQPQHEPGSKVRVQGTLSGNSLMLETGGDTSYQYLAAPATGVDALGVQSTAVLLVNFQDQPTNKPWTPEQWDSFVFGSSSGSVNSFYLENSYQQTSFSGKVFGWYTLPLNSTDTCNSDNIASAAKAAASAAGVDLSGYARVVYAFPNTSSCSWGGLSSVGSVPSQSFINGTMSLSVVGHELGHALGLWHSHGLDCDVSATGNSCTYVEYGDRVDIMGWQTGHLNAFQKERLGWLNYSASPAITTVQNSGSYVIEPIETGGSNAKGLKILKSTDPVTGAKTWYYLEYRQPIGADYYFSTNSIYQPGNIFAGVWVRTGTDGAASSSYALDMTPGSLSYSATADLADPALVVGQSYTDTSAGVTITPTWANSSGIGVEVTFAKSTCTRANPSLLMSSPGTTVVAGTAVTYTVAVTNNDSSSCSAATFSLQGSLPSGWSGNWKNASLSLAAGSSASTTLTVTSPSSALAGSYSIGAKASNSSATAYSGSGASSYVIGSSTTTTTKGKGRGK
- a CDS encoding DsbC family protein, whose product is MRILLRSSLLITALLSALAVADEQSVKRSFEERFPGAEVASVKKEALTGLYEVYAVGQLFYVDEKVSYAIQGNLINAQTRQSLSAERMKVLSEISFNKLPFEQAIKIVKGNGKRQLAVFEDPDCPFCKQLERELQKVNDVTIYVFLYPIEQLHPGATLKSRKIWCAPDRAKAWLASVHDNTVPEGSGECDNPITNLAKLARTHRITGTPTLIFANNERVAGAVPAAKIEQLLGNTTP
- a CDS encoding PAS domain S-box protein, which gives rise to MGSRQSIARLLRLNLGDTTRQILDQAVDAVVSIDDNDNITYFNPAAERLWGYSALEVLGQNVKLLVPQLIRHDHDRLVNANRETGVDKIVGSSREVLIERKDGGKVWGSLSLSKVQQGRSITYTAFVRDITAEHTARESIRQTLEQALDAVVSIDEHNLITFFNAAAERLWGYARSEVLGQNIKMLVPKDIQGSHDGYVNANRHTGQDKIVGTSRDVPVFRKDGSQLWGNLSLSKVEIEGRITYTAFVKDITRERQVREALNQTLEQALDAVVSIDPDNNVTFFNAAAELLWGYDRKEVIGHNVKMLVPQMIQSQHDELVNANRRTGVDKIVGTSREVCIERKDGSKVWGSLSLSRVRCGEYISYTAFVKDVTREREAREMMNQTLEQALDAVVAIDEHNLVTFFNAAAERLWGYDRKEVIGHNVKMLVPQAIQSNHDHLVNANRSSGQDKIVGTSREVAIERKDGSKVWGMLSLSKIRLEGRIAYTAFVKNVQGEHESRDTTDGAMNAVLASSNQIGQIVSVIDEIAAQTNLLSLNAAIEAARAGEAGRGFAVVADEVRKLASRSSSSAKEINGLVDETKQRISELANSLQRLSG
- a CDS encoding YkvA family protein; translated protein: MSLLATTRRWAHQLKRDVVTVYFAARHPATPRWLRLLALLVAAYALSPIDLIPDFVPLLGYVDDLLLLPLGLLLVLRCLPPAVLAACREQAAQLLTRPRSHRAAVVIVGLWLGSALALAWYYWPR
- the chrA gene encoding chromate efflux transporter, which translates into the protein MTPPDTTAAKLATSDPPAPVSLWQAFRFWLKLGLISFGGPAGQIAIMHQELVEKRRWLSERRFLHALNYCMLLPGPEAQQLATYIGWLMHRSVGGIIAGALFVLPSLLLLILLSWLYVAFGEVPLVAGLFYGIKPAVTAIVLQAAHRIGLRALRHRLLWGIAAASFVAIFVLRLPFPLIVAAAALAGHVGGRLAPAAFHGAGGHAAAGKSYGTALIDDDTPPPPHARFRWRRLGLVLVVGALLWLLPMALLTLAYGWSHTLPQMGWFFSKAALLTFGGAYAVLPYVYQGAVEHFGWLTATQMIDGLALGETTPGPLIMVVAFVGFVGAYSQALFGPEALFAAGAVAAGVVTWFTFLPSFLFILAGGPLVEATHGDLKFTAPLTAITAAVVGVILNLALFFGYHVLWPHGFAGGLDWPSLLIALLAAVALFRFKRNVIHVIAGCAVLGLALKTLL